Part of the Branchiostoma floridae strain S238N-H82 chromosome 11, Bfl_VNyyK, whole genome shotgun sequence genome, taacacctgctggtgtacttacacagggggtccagactggagggcacctgtcggaacagccacacctgtaacaaacacacctgttagcacacctgtggtccccacacctaacacctgctggtgtacttacacagggggtccagcctggagggcacctgtcgggacaggcacacctgtaacaaacacacctgttagcacacctgtggtccccacaccttacacctgctggtgtacttacacagggggtccagactggagggcacctgttgggacagccacacctgtaacaaacacacctgttagcacacctgtggtcaccacaccttacacctgctggcgttcttacacagggggtccagactggagggcacctgtcagGACAGCCatacctgtaacaaacacacctgttagcacatcCGTATCGTTGTATAACTGAAATTGAATATAAACACTGTAGACATGCAATAAATGTTAAGAACTGTATCTGTACCAGACAcatggcgcggcagcagctggttatatatatatatatatatatatatatatttatatatatatactcgaCTCAAACATTTAACATTGCAAGTGGTCATCTGCTGAAACCAAAATGGCGCCTAGCATTGAAAGACTTAATTTACGTTTTAAAAAATAGAGAACGCTGTGTAAGGAGAGAAATTTTGATTTCTGACTTAACTGATTAACACAATTTATTGTAATTAGCCCTCTTTATTCCTAGATTTTcaaatttcttcaatttttcaaACTTAGGCACTGGGTCTTAAATATTGATACAACGGATTGCaattttacattacattagAAGCTCTCATAATCCTAAATGGAAACAAAATCTGTAACATATAACCATAAAAATGCAGTAAACTTACCTCAGCTGAGACAATGTACAGAACAGGTCGGCATGTTGGGGACTCAGTAGTCGTGCAGCTTAAGGCAGCTGGCTGTGGTGTTCCCTCCCTCAGGAACTCCATCACTAGAGTAGCTGTGTGTGAGGAAAGGAACAAAAGAGAATCTGATGCTTAGTTACATCAAATGCTACATGTTGTCATAATAATAACTGCAGAATGTGGGAGTAAAATTACTGATAAACTGATCTATAAATCATTTGGTGCCATATAGTATTGGTTAATAATGCACTCTAAAAAAGGGTAATTCATTATTGAAGTGTACCAAAACAGGTGTGTATCTTCAATCAAAATTCAATAGCACAGACAGTATAGTATAGTCTTGACTCTTGAATGCGTTGCAAAAGTCAATTCACACATCTTATCACTTAGAATTCCGTCAAATATTACTTAAAACTAGACTCCCTTTAACCTACCCTGCAGTacaatacatttttacatataTATCAACCAACTCACTTACTTGATATTAGGGTCCCTTTGAAATACTGAACCTTGAAGTGCAGTACAGTATGCCAATAGGATAACCAGTATAACTAGAGCCCTTTCAATATACCCTGCAGTCAGTACAGTATGCCTTTGGGCCAATAGGATAACTACATTGTAATATAACTCACAACAGCATCTTCAGTGTTGGGTGTTCCTCAGCAGCCTGCACCACAGCCTGGAACCCTGCAGGCTCCATGGAGATGTACTCCAGGTGCAGCCGCTCCAGGGCAGGGAGTCTGGGTAGAGCCTCGGCCAGGGCCATGGCAGCGGTGTCAGGcaggtgtgcaggtgtgtgcCGGGAACCAGACATGTTCAGCCTGGTCAGTGCCGGCAGTGCGCTGATGAGCTGTGCGACCCTCACCCGTCCGGCTCCTGTTACTCTCCTATTGTTCCCGATGTCCAGCTTCTGTAGTGTGGTGTTACAGTGAGGGGCTGTGGTCAGACTCTTGTCACCAGGTGGGTTTTGTTCCATGTCCAAACTGCTGGGCTGGCAGAGTGTTTGCACCAGTGAGACAATCTCTGAGTCTCCTATGTTATTGTAACTCACATCCAACACCTGTAATTGCACCAGGTGAGGCAGAGCTTTGATCAGGGATGATATTCCCCTGTCACTGATATCTGTCAGACTGAGATCCAAAACCTTCATGGCTGTGAGGTGGTGGAGGATAGCAGCCAGGCATTCCAGTCCGGGGTCTCCTATGGCATTATGACTAATGTCCAGTTTGATCAGTCTGGTTAGCTGACACAGTGCAGGGACCAGTGTGCGCATGCCTGTGGGGCTGATACCGATGCTACACAGGACCAACACCTGCATGGCTGTGAAGATGGGGAGGACGGTGGTGAGAGATTCCAGCGCAGTATCACCGATCTTATAATTATAACTTATATCCAGTTCTCTCAGTCCCACTAGGTGGCGCATGTAGGGAGCCAGGGATGACATGCCCACAGCTGTCATGTTGACTACCCCAAGACGGAGAACAGCCAGGTGTGGAACACTGGACAGCCCAACCTGCAGGACTTCCATCCCAGCATCACCAAGATTACGGTTCTTAGTAAGATTAATGCCGTTCATGCTAAGATCCAGCTCCTCTAACAGAGACATGTGGCTGAACCCCTGCACAAGTGGCTGGAGTGATGATGGTGTTAGGCGTGTCCATGACAGATCCAGCGCCCTCAGTCCAGGAACATTCTTCAGAACTGAAACCAGCCTGGCTGTCTCATCAGGTGAGTCAAACTGTCCTGACAGTCTCAAGTCCAATCTAAGTCCAGGGAGTGAAGTTTTAAAACACTGCTGTAGGTACTGAACTGTGTCTCTGCTGTCAGTGCCTCCATGGATGTGAAGTATGAGCCTGTCCGGCAGGTTTGCTGAATGAAGATTCTGCATGTAATACTTCAGACCTGTGGCTTCTCTACTGTTAATTGAGCTGTCCAGCATGACAATTGGCAGCGCTTGACTGATGCCCTGACGCACTTCTGGTTCTTGTCTCTCACTGAGGATGGTCAGGCACAAGTCTGCAAAGTCTTCATATACATATGTTTTGCAGGACTTTTGCATTTCTCGATCCTTTGGCACATTTGGACGTTCAAATTGTTCTGGTCTCAAGTGTGTGAACTCTCTGCTGCTGACGTTGCTCAGTTCCTCCATCACAGCTTGTGCTGCCCGTGAGTCACAGCCACACGTGAACTGAAGCAGGTTGCTGAGTTCAAGTGCCTTGGTTATGGAGGTGAGCTGCAGCAGCTCTACAATGTCTTGGTTCAACAGAGCATGAGCAACATATCGTCCGGCCAGGAACTCTTGCATGGTTTTGTGGGAAAAATTCAGTTGTTTCCTAGGATGCAATTTAGAGGAAGAAACCTCCAAGGAGACCACACCCAGCTTTAACAAAAACTCCCAATTTATCTTTTCTTTCTCTACTTCTACAAGATCAAGCAGGGTTTCATTCCTCAGCAGTGCCTCTAGTGCTAACTTGCCGAGCTGCAGTAATGACTCAGCAACCTCTGTAGGCAGCCCGTCTGTTGGCATGTCCACTCCTTCCCGCTTACAGTGCTTTCTAACCAGACATGTCAGCAGGTTGTCATACAGTCCCGTTATTGTTCCAGTAGACACCATCTCTTGGTCCTCCTCCCAAAGCAGACAGACCAACATTAGGAAAATTGGGGTCTGGATTAAAGTGTTCAAAAGTTCATTATCTTTGACATGTACGACAAGGTTACTTGTCAGTTCCTGCTTCTTAACAACAGTGAAATACTGCTGCATGTATTTCTCTGCATGTTCTTCAGAGAAGCCCATGATGTGCACATGACAGTCTGGCCGGGTGTACTGCTGCACTCCTGCTGAGGGTCGGGAGGTGATCACAATCGTGCTGTTGGGGTATAACTTGCCAGACAGCAGTTTGGGAATGGCCTGCCCGGCTGCCCTGGCCTCAGGCCGCAGCTCATCATACCCATCTAGGAGGAAGAGCACATGGGACTCGCTTTGCTCTAGGATTGTTTCAATGGACTCTATGGTTACATCTTTTCTTTCAGGAACACACTGGTCCCACACCATCTCCGCTATGGTCTCCCCCTCTCTAACCTCCCGAAGTCGGATAAAAAGGACAATGCTGTGTCGTTTACCCAGCTCTGTTTTCTGTGAGACGGCATCTAGGGCTTCTTTGGACAGAAACGTTGTCTTCCCCCCTCCGGCTTCACCCTCAATCAGAATGCACCTTGGTGCTGTGGACAGTCCTGTGACATCTGGGTTGAACAAGTCATCTAATGACTTCAGttctttcctttgttcctcTCTGGTGGGTTCTGATGTTTTTAACTGGTTTTCACTCGTTGGTACCAACTCTAACTGGGTGAAGATATCACTGAGGGTAAGTGTGAAGTTGTCATTCCAGATCAGAGGCTTGAAGTGAGATGTTTTCAACTCATAGTACTTCTTCACAGACTTCTGGAACACATCTGGAATAGAAAAGACACTGTAGGATTTAAAACTAAAACTTACCAAAAATCTTACTGTCAAGATACTTTATATCTTAGGATAAACCTTGGCAGAGTTTTGGAAGTGTAATCTGCAAACAAGGGTACTTTAAGCTTGCATTCTTTTATAACTTAATCTTATCAAGTAGAAGACCTTTCAATATACCCAGAGTCATTCGCTCTGTCAGAGTACATTTGATTAACTAAAAGTTCACCTGTATGTCACAGAACCTTAGTAActgacaaaacattgttttgagaTTTGCTATAATTTCCCCACCTGTCAAAGAGGGAGACTCTGTTCCTGCAACTCCAACTGGAACTGAAAAGGGCACTTCTAGAAGTGGACAGAGAagcatcaaattgaatatgttCTGAATAAAATGACTCTCTAAACAGCAATTTTTTGAATATTTGAGACAAGAAAATCTCAAGTTTTAAAACCCAATCCAAGgtaaataaaccagtcattcattcaaaataatgacatgaaccataagcaaaaaaaaaagaaagtgggATTTTTTTTGGTTATCTTAGCAACATAACTTAATGCCAATGGGGAACTCGTGCGGTGACGACTCAAGGATGACAGTGGACGCATAGTCGGGAGGCATGGTCTATTGGCAACATCTAACTGGAACCCATGATGGTGAACAACAGCCAC contains:
- the LOC118425381 gene encoding NLR family CARD domain-containing protein 4-like, with protein sequence MVHILYQYHPWSQPSAGVRKFFYGTKEKVSSDWKDLAFHLEFEQPDIDNIEGRNRDDKSRCMDLLEEWLKRNGERATIEVLMEALSEANLQSVVDGLRRKLQEVPFSVPVGVAGTESPSLTGGEITDVFQKSVKKYYELKTSHFKPLIWNDNFTLTLSDIFTQLELVPTSENQLKTSEPTREEQRKELKSLDDLFNPDVTGLSTAPRCILIEGEAGGGKTTFLSKEALDAVSQKTELGKRHSIVLFIRLREVREGETIAEMVWDQCVPERKDVTIESIETILEQSESHVLFLLDGYDELRPEARAAGQAIPKLLSGKLYPNSTIVITSRPSAGVQQYTRPDCHVHIMGFSEEHAEKYMQQYFTVVKKQELTSNLVVHVKDNELLNTLIQTPIFLMLVCLLWEEDQEMVSTGTITGLYDNLLTCLVRKHCKREGVDMPTDGLPTEVAESLLQLGKLALEALLRNETLLDLVEVEKEKINWEFLLKLGVVSLEVSSSKLHPRKQLNFSHKTMQEFLAGRYVAHALLNQDIVELLQLTSITKALELSNLLQFTCGCDSRAAQAVMEELSNVSSREFTHLRPEQFERPNVPKDREMQKSCKTYVYEDFADLCLTILSERQEPEVRQGISQALPIVMLDSSINSREATGLKYYMQNLHSANLPDRLILHIHGGTDSRDTVQYLQQCFKTSLPGLRLDLRLSGQFDSPDETARLVSVLKNVPGLRALDLSWTRLTPSSLQPLVQGFSHMSLLEELDLSMNGINLTKNRNLGDAGMEVLQVGLSSVPHLAVLRLGVVNMTAVGMSSLAPYMRHLVGLRELDISYNYKIGDTALESLTTVLPIFTAMQVLVLCSIGISPTGMRTLVPALCQLTRLIKLDISHNAIGDPGLECLAAILHHLTAMKVLDLSLTDISDRGISSLIKALPHLVQLQVLDVSYNNIGDSEIVSLVQTLCQPSSLDMEQNPPGDKSLTTAPHCNTTLQKLDIGNNRRVTGAGRVRVAQLISALPALTRLNMSGSRHTPAHLPDTAAMALAEALPRLPALERLHLEYISMEPAGFQAVVQAAEEHPTLKMLFYSSDGVPEGGNTTASCLKLHDY